One Rhizoctonia solani chromosome 3, complete sequence genomic region harbors:
- a CDS encoding Hus1, required for S-M and DNA damage checkpoints-like protein, giving the protein MNETTVQIICLGETDVGVQIWSKIPVDSMFSDYRIQSNANNMISLEVSTEPLSQALRSASAAHDVIVKLAKKNDQPVFSFEAETESRQGKKMMVTHDVRITVMKAVEIEQVKEPLCPPPDLHIILPPLKELRTIVEHMQRLSDVLAISATPRGELVLAIQTDDVRVSTTWENCQRPTVEGEAPNPDHENNPDQKYGALVAVKSLIKFLTCHMFSNSTVASICANFCVIMYVYIGSVTDTGGVITFYIPARLDDVE; this is encoded by the exons ATGAATGAAACGACGGTACAAATTATATGTCTTGGAGAAACGGACGTGGGTGTTCAGATTTGGTC GAAGATTCCGGTG GACTCGATGTTTTCGGACTACCGAATACAATCGAACGCGAACAATATGATTAGCCTCGAAGTTTCGACAGAGCCTCTATCCCAAGCCTTGCGCTCAGCCTCAGCCGCACACGATGTCATCGTCAAGCTCGCCAAGAAGAACGACCAACCGGTATTTTCGTTTGAGGCTGAAACTGAA AGCAGACAAGGCAAAAAAATGATGGTCACGCACGACGTTCGAATAACGGTGATGAAGGCCGTAGAGATTGAACAGGTCAAGGAGCCATTATGTCCCCCGCCTGAT CTTCACATTATACTGCCTCCATTAAAGGAATTGCGGACCATCGTCGAACACATGCAGAGACTCTCGGATGTACTGGCAATCAGTGCAACACCTCGTGGTGAACTTGTCCTCGCCATCCAGACAGACGACGTTCGTGTGTCTACTACCTGGGAGAATTGCCAGCGCCCTACAGTTG AGGGCGAAGCACCCAATCCAGACCACGAGAACAATCCAGATCAGAAGTACGGCGCGCTAGTTGCCGTCAAGAGTTTGATCAAGTTTCTGACTTGCCATATGTTTTCGAACTCGACTGTTGCTT CAATATGCGCAAACTTTTGTGTTATTATGTATGTATACATAGGTTCAGTGACAGACACTGGTGGGGTCATCACCTTTTATATACCCGCACGGCTAGATGATGTTGAATGA